The DNA segment CCCCGACAGTTAGAACAGCAGCcagagctgcagcagcagccacagcagGAGCAGCGGCAACAGCTGCAGCCACGAGACGAAGGGTCAGGACCTCAGCCAAGCtcgcagcagcaacagcagcagcagggcGGGCAAGAGCGGCTGCCTCGACCACAGCCGGAAAACCCCCAACCTGTGCGACAGGAGCCCCTGAAACCACAGCCGCAGCTGATGCAACAGCAgaagcagccacaggagcagcaCATGCAAGAGCACCAGCTGTCACAGCAACAGCAGGAACAGCTCCAGCAGCAGCAAGATGGGCAGCAGCAGCTGCCTCGGCAGCAGCAGCTGCCTCGGCAGCAGCAGGAACTACAGGAAAATCCCCAATCTGTGCACTATGAGCAGCGGAAACCACAGCCGCAGCGGCTGCAACAGCAGGAACAACCACAGGAGCGGCAAGTGCAGGAACAGCAGCTGTCACAGCAACAGCGGGAACAGTTACAATCACAGCAGCTGCCACCGCAGCAGCAGTTACAGCAGGAACAGTcacagctgcagcagcagcaacagttaCAGCTGCAGCAGCAACAgttacagcagcagcagcagcttcagCAGCAGCAGTTacagctgcagcagcaggaacagttgcagcagctgcagcagcaacaGTTACAGCAGCAGCGGCTGTTGCAGCAGCAGCAAGAACAGTTACAGCAGCAGCTGTTGCAGCAGCAGCAAGAGCAGTTGCAGCTATTGCAGCAGCAGCAAGAACAGTTAcagcagcagctgctgcagcAGCAACAgttacagcagcagcagctgctgcagcagcagcaagaaCAGTTGCaacagcagcagctgcagccccGGCCGCTGgagccagaggaggaggaggaagaggtggagCTGGAGCTCATGCCGGTGGACTTGGGGTCGGAGCAGGAGCTGGAGCGGCAGCGGCAGGAGCTGGAGCGGCAGCAGGAGCAGCGGCAGCTGCAGCTCAAACTGCAGGAGCAACTGCAGCAGCTGGAGAAGCAgctggagcagcagcagcagctggaggaGCAGCAGGAGGTGCAGCTGGAGCTGACCCCGGTGGAGCTGGGGGCCCAGCCGCCGGAGCTGCAGCTGGAGCTGACCCCAGTGCCGTCGGAGCTGCAGCTGGAGCTGGTGCCCGCCGCGGGGGGCGGCGGTGCCGCCGTCCCGGGGACGCCCGCCGCGGTCGTGGTGGCGCCCCCGGGCTACGTGGTGCTGCAGGAGCTCATGGTGTTGCCGGCCGTGTCGGCGCCCTCGGTGGTGGCCATCCCGGGCCCGGCGGGCAGCGCGGCCCTGACGCCGGcccggcagcggcggcggcggcgcgcccGGGACCGGCCGACCATCTGCGGGGAGTGCGGCAAGGGCTTCAGCCGCAGCACGGACCTCGTGCGGCACCAGGCCACGCACACGGGCGAGCGGCCCCACCGCTGCGGCGAGTGCGGCAAGAGCTTCTCGCAGCACTCGAATTTGGTGACGCACCAGCGCATCCACACGGGCGAGAAGCCCTACGCGTGCCCGTACTGCGCCAAGCGCTTCAGCGAGAGCTCGGCGCTCGTGCAGCACCAGCGCACGCACACGGGCGAGCGGCCCTACGCCTGCGGCGACTGCGGCAAGCGCTTCAGCGTCTCGTCCAACCTGCTGCGCCACCGCCGCACGCACTCGGGCGAGCGGCCTTACGTGTGCGAGGACTGCGGCGAGCGCTTCCGCCACAAGGTGCAGATCCGCCGCCACGAGCGCCAGCTGCACGGCGCCGGCCGCTCCCGGGGCCTGGGTCTGCTCCGCGGCGCGCGCGCGGCCGCCGGCGGGGCCCCGCGCGCCGAGCAGGCTGCGGACAAGGCGCCGTGACCCCGGGCGGGGGCCGAGGTCGGGGAGGGCGCCGctctccctgtcccccacccagGAAGCTCAGCGCCCGCTAGGACGTCTTGACCCAGTTCCGGGGTCTCGGGACGTCCTGGAATATCGCCGGGAAAAGGCTACCATCCTTCTACCGCGTCAACCGAGTGGTCGGACGGGTTCACCCTCAGAAACACTCCACAGGAGGAAGTCGACGAGGCTAAAACAGCACGGATGTGGCACATCAGTACAAACAGCACACGGTTCAGATTCGGCATCGGGTACCGATGGGTGAGAAGTCGGTCAGGGAAGCCTCCCTGGGAAAATTGGACTTACTGGAGGTGAGAGCCGCAGGGGAGAAATTCCAATGACAAGACGAGACAGTGGGTGACATTCGACAGAGCTCGAACACTAACCAGGGAGTCCGATATACGTGGTACAACGCACGTGAAAAGGACTTGGTCCTGGTGAAAATTATttcatgggaaaaaaaggaaatgtatctGCACTACGTAGAAAACTGATCAAGGCATTAAGTTGTCCTCAATGGCATTTGCCTTGAAAATACTTCCTAGAATGAAAATTCATCAGGGTGGATAAAATCCTGATTAAAATGTTTGTGTTCATAAACACAGGGTCCGAGTGTCCGCTGGGTCAATGTGCAAACGCCAGGAAGTCCACTCTGGGTGAAGGTGAAACCTTCCCTCCAGGGCCACCCAGGCAAGCCTCAGGCCGGCTCTAGGCCTCTTTGCTTCCGTGTTCCCATGCCCACAGCCGCTCCCTAATGCCTCTTGAGTAGAAAAGCCTGGGGCTGAAGC comes from the Delphinus delphis chromosome 15, mDelDel1.2, whole genome shotgun sequence genome and includes:
- the ZNF853 gene encoding zinc finger protein 853 isoform X2, encoding MEVGPATKTFVLELRCLEDGGSRPDTLSGGSGGSESQEEEEAQERSSSPPQPAVSAPRGAGATAEGAPPEQQELQPRQLEQQPELQQQPQQEQRQQLQPRDEGSGPQPSSQQQQQQQGGQERLPRPQPENPQPVRQEPLKPQPQLMQQQKQPQEQHMQEHQLSQQQQEQLQQQQDGQQQLPRQQQLPRQQQELQENPQSVHYEQRKPQPQRLQQQEQPQERQVQEQQLSQQQREQLQSQQLPPQQQLQQEQSQLQQQQQLQLQQQQLQQQQQLQQQQLQLQQQEQLQQLQQQQLQQQRLLQQQQEQLQQQLLQQQQEQLQLLQQQQEQLQQQLLQQQQLQQQQLLQQQQEQLQQQQLQPRPLEPEEEEEEVELELMPVDLGSEQELERQRQELERQQEQRQLQLKLQEQLQQLEKQLEQQQQLEEQQEVQLELTPVELGAQPPELQLELTPVPSELQLELVPAAGGGGAAVPGTPAAVVVAPPGYVVLQELMVLPAVSAPSVVAIPGPAGSAALTPARQRRRRRARDRPTICGECGKGFSRSTDLVRHQATHTGERPHRCGECGKSFSQHSNLVTHQRIHTGEKPYACPYCAKRFSESSALVQHQRTHTGERPYACGDCGKRFSVSSNLLRHRRTHSGERPYVCEDCGERFRHKVQIRRHERQLHGAGRSRGLGLLRGARAAAGGAPRAEQAADKAP
- the ZNF853 gene encoding zinc finger protein 853 isoform X1; protein product: MLYQRAPWDLRLTARMEVGPATKTFVLELRCLEDGGSRPDTLSGGSGGSESQEEEEAQERSSSPPQPAVSAPRGAGATAEGAPPEQQELQPRQLEQQPELQQQPQQEQRQQLQPRDEGSGPQPSSQQQQQQQGGQERLPRPQPENPQPVRQEPLKPQPQLMQQQKQPQEQHMQEHQLSQQQQEQLQQQQDGQQQLPRQQQLPRQQQELQENPQSVHYEQRKPQPQRLQQQEQPQERQVQEQQLSQQQREQLQSQQLPPQQQLQQEQSQLQQQQQLQLQQQQLQQQQQLQQQQLQLQQQEQLQQLQQQQLQQQRLLQQQQEQLQQQLLQQQQEQLQLLQQQQEQLQQQLLQQQQLQQQQLLQQQQEQLQQQQLQPRPLEPEEEEEEVELELMPVDLGSEQELERQRQELERQQEQRQLQLKLQEQLQQLEKQLEQQQQLEEQQEVQLELTPVELGAQPPELQLELTPVPSELQLELVPAAGGGGAAVPGTPAAVVVAPPGYVVLQELMVLPAVSAPSVVAIPGPAGSAALTPARQRRRRRARDRPTICGECGKGFSRSTDLVRHQATHTGERPHRCGECGKSFSQHSNLVTHQRIHTGEKPYACPYCAKRFSESSALVQHQRTHTGERPYACGDCGKRFSVSSNLLRHRRTHSGERPYVCEDCGERFRHKVQIRRHERQLHGAGRSRGLGLLRGARAAAGGAPRAEQAADKAP